A window of Mycolicibacterium fluoranthenivorans contains these coding sequences:
- a CDS encoding LysR family transcriptional regulator yields MDPRRLQLLLTLSRLGSMRAVADAHHLTTSTVSQQLAALAREAKVTLIEPDGRRVRLTPAGRRLADHAVTILAALDSARLDLDPHAEPAGTLRVGGFATGIRVSLLPVVPELTARYPGIDVVVSEYEPVEAFRLLVDDDLDLALTYDYNLAPAALSPVLEAVPLWKIPWGLGVPQQGAPEVGGQADISAYAGQPWIVNSRNSADEVALRTLAALAGFTPRISHQIDSLDLVEDLIVGGYGVGLLPLGRPTMAGVTVLDLADPSVVLTTYAVTRRGRADWPPLRAVLERLRPPSGPLPTRDWLRPFPGSYPG; encoded by the coding sequence ATGGATCCCCGCCGACTGCAGCTGCTGCTGACCCTGTCACGGCTCGGCTCGATGCGGGCGGTCGCCGATGCTCATCACCTCACGACATCGACGGTCTCCCAGCAGCTGGCCGCACTTGCCCGAGAAGCCAAGGTGACGCTGATCGAACCGGACGGCCGCCGGGTACGCCTCACCCCTGCCGGCCGCCGGCTCGCCGATCACGCCGTGACCATCCTGGCCGCCCTCGACTCGGCCCGACTCGACCTGGATCCGCACGCCGAACCCGCCGGGACGCTTCGAGTCGGCGGCTTCGCGACCGGCATCCGAGTGTCGCTGCTACCGGTCGTGCCCGAGCTCACCGCGCGGTATCCCGGTATCGACGTCGTGGTGAGCGAGTACGAACCGGTCGAGGCGTTCCGGCTGCTCGTCGATGACGATCTGGACCTCGCCCTGACCTACGACTACAACCTGGCGCCTGCGGCGCTGAGCCCTGTCCTGGAAGCCGTCCCGCTGTGGAAGATCCCATGGGGACTCGGGGTACCGCAACAGGGCGCACCCGAGGTCGGTGGGCAGGCAGATATCTCCGCGTATGCCGGCCAGCCGTGGATTGTGAACTCGCGCAACAGCGCCGACGAGGTGGCATTGCGGACCCTGGCTGCACTGGCGGGCTTCACCCCGCGCATCTCACACCAGATCGACAGTCTGGACCTCGTCGAGGATCTCATCGTCGGCGGCTACGGCGTGGGCCTGCTTCCGCTGGGCCGGCCCACCATGGCGGGCGTCACGGTGCTGGATCTCGCCGATCCCAGCGTCGTCCTGACCACCTACGCGGTCACCCGACGCGGGCGGGCGGACTGGCCCCCGCTGCGGGCAGTACTGGAGCGGCTGCGACCACCGTCGGGGCCACTGCCCACACGTGACTGGCTGCGCCCGTTTCCGGGCTCGTACCCAGGCTGA
- a CDS encoding helix-turn-helix domain-containing protein, translating to MRSQDIRGSSSAPTGRALDVIELLARPGNETLRFSDIVRELELTQATAHAILKTLWDRGWVSRDPVDKTFALGPALALVAARLDAARPVVVAARLAIQRISSDSGYPATVLERVGDDLVVTAFEGGTASAPGDRIPYAPPFGVAFAAWDTPQGRQDWIARAASSNTELAQRLEQVLAHTRERGFDIDWTTPALAQAAQLMGTATDLPDSVRQLMERLLVEFTAIGLLESSETRPVATIAAPVFDQHGRVALIVAAHPLRTLPIGEINEIGARLMAEAAKL from the coding sequence GTGAGGAGTCAAGACATTCGTGGATCCAGCTCAGCCCCGACCGGTCGGGCGCTCGACGTGATCGAACTGCTGGCCAGGCCAGGCAATGAGACGCTGCGGTTCTCCGATATCGTCCGCGAACTCGAACTGACCCAAGCCACCGCCCACGCGATCCTCAAGACGTTGTGGGATCGGGGCTGGGTCAGCCGAGATCCCGTCGACAAGACGTTCGCACTGGGACCCGCTCTAGCGCTGGTGGCGGCCCGGCTGGACGCGGCCCGCCCCGTCGTAGTGGCTGCGCGACTCGCAATACAGCGGATATCGTCCGATAGTGGTTATCCAGCAACAGTATTAGAGCGGGTAGGCGACGATTTGGTCGTCACGGCCTTCGAAGGGGGCACGGCCAGTGCGCCCGGTGACCGCATCCCTTACGCACCACCGTTCGGGGTGGCGTTCGCGGCGTGGGACACCCCACAAGGTCGGCAGGACTGGATCGCGCGGGCGGCATCTTCGAATACCGAACTGGCCCAGCGACTGGAGCAGGTGCTGGCCCACACGCGTGAGCGCGGATTCGATATCGACTGGACGACCCCGGCGCTGGCGCAGGCCGCACAACTGATGGGCACCGCCACCGATCTGCCCGACTCAGTGCGGCAGCTGATGGAGCGATTGCTGGTCGAGTTCACCGCGATCGGCCTGCTGGAGAGCAGCGAGACCCGGCCGGTGGCCACCATCGCCGCTCCGGTGTTCGACCAGCACGGCCGCGTCGCGTTGATCGTGGCCGCACATCCGTTGCGCACCTTGCCGATCGGCGAGATCAACGAGATCGGCGCGCGGCTGATGGCCGAGGCCGCGAAACTGTAG
- a CDS encoding zinc-binding dehydrogenase: protein MRAVLLRHGELTVGDTPDPVPGPGELLLRTLSTAICASDVHFMDHPALADDPTGRTLYDAERDIVLGHEFVGEVIGHGPGCTDQFPVGTRVTSIPIRLVARNKRSDGEEPRGADGAHIIGQHPDAQGSFAEKLIVNEMLAKPVPGDVSDDAAALTDAFAVGEFYVRSAAIQPGEIAIVLGAGAVGLSAVAALHARGIEPIVVSDFQADRRALAEAFGAHVTVDPVVQSPFEVFRQLRAERHLPGPAIVFECVGAGGLIQHIVESVEMCTRIYCAGGWYTGDTLSITNATRQGVTIQFGGGPMPQDWYGTLDAIAGGRLDPLPAVGKIIGLDEIPHALDLARRSEGPPRILVHPNGDVQ, encoded by the coding sequence ATGCGTGCGGTGCTACTGCGTCACGGTGAACTCACCGTCGGTGACACACCGGATCCGGTTCCCGGCCCGGGCGAGCTGCTGCTTCGCACCCTCAGTACCGCGATCTGTGCCTCCGACGTGCACTTCATGGATCACCCGGCGCTCGCTGACGACCCCACCGGCCGGACTCTGTACGATGCCGAGCGCGATATCGTGCTCGGTCATGAATTCGTCGGTGAGGTCATCGGGCACGGACCGGGCTGCACCGACCAGTTCCCGGTCGGCACCCGCGTCACGTCGATTCCGATCAGGCTGGTCGCCCGGAACAAGCGGAGCGACGGGGAAGAACCCCGCGGCGCCGACGGGGCCCACATCATCGGTCAGCATCCCGACGCGCAGGGCAGCTTCGCCGAGAAACTGATCGTCAACGAGATGCTCGCGAAACCGGTGCCCGGCGACGTGTCCGACGACGCCGCCGCCTTGACCGACGCGTTCGCCGTCGGCGAGTTCTACGTGCGCTCGGCGGCGATACAACCCGGCGAGATCGCCATCGTCCTCGGGGCGGGCGCCGTCGGCCTGTCCGCAGTGGCGGCCTTACATGCCAGGGGTATCGAACCCATCGTGGTATCCGACTTTCAAGCCGATCGCCGTGCCCTCGCCGAGGCTTTCGGTGCACACGTCACCGTCGACCCTGTCGTGCAGTCGCCGTTCGAGGTCTTCCGGCAGCTTCGAGCTGAGCGCCATCTGCCGGGTCCGGCAATCGTTTTCGAGTGCGTCGGCGCCGGCGGGCTGATCCAACACATCGTGGAATCGGTGGAGATGTGCACCCGCATCTACTGTGCCGGGGGCTGGTACACCGGCGACACCCTCAGCATCACCAACGCCACCCGCCAGGGTGTCACCATTCAGTTCGGCGGTGGACCCATGCCGCAGGACTGGTACGGCACGCTTGACGCCATCGCCGGGGGACGGCTCGATCCGCTGCCCGCTGTCGGGAAGATCATCGGCCTCGACGAGATTCCGCACGCCCTGGATCTCGCCCGCCGCTCGGAGGGCCCACCCCGAATCCTGGTACACCCGAACGGAGATGTGCAGTGA
- a CDS encoding nuclear transport factor 2 family protein: protein MTDHAQITEVLIRYATGIDRRDWPLFRTVFTADCALDYGEIGAWNGVDAVTEFMVLAHAGAGHTMHRLSNMAITVTGDTAIARTYLDALILAADNASGVSAIGFYDDELVRTGDGWRIARRRFTSVRIAVIGS, encoded by the coding sequence GTGACCGATCATGCCCAGATAACCGAGGTCCTGATTCGGTACGCCACCGGTATCGACCGCCGCGACTGGCCGCTGTTCCGCACCGTCTTCACCGCGGACTGCGCACTGGACTATGGCGAGATCGGCGCCTGGAACGGAGTCGACGCCGTCACCGAATTCATGGTGCTCGCGCATGCTGGCGCCGGCCATACCATGCACCGGCTGAGCAATATGGCCATCACGGTCACCGGCGACACCGCCATCGCCCGGACGTACCTCGACGCACTGATCCTGGCCGCCGACAACGCTTCCGGGGTGAGCGCCATCGGGTTCTACGATGATGAACTCGTCCGCACGGGCGATGGCTGGCGTATTGCGCGGCGTCGATTCACCTCCGTGCGGATCGCGGTGATCGGTTCATGA
- a CDS encoding SDR family NAD(P)-dependent oxidoreductase: MKFADKYGPWAVVAGASDGVGALFAEGLAERGVNVVLVARRQHILEQVAEGIEARTGARTRTLAVDLSDDGATAAIAAATADLEIGFLVYCAGADPNFRPFLDQPVAAAESMVQRNCLAPLRLCHHFAAPMVARGRGGIVLFGSGAGFAGGPNMVAYGASKAFDMVFAEALWAELHGKGVDVVGLILGKTDTPALRSLEHSRGILPDANTAPPDATPAADVVAEAFAGLPDGPTVLVGEQMKAAAPMLASLSRNEAVALITAASAATMG, encoded by the coding sequence ATGAAGTTCGCCGACAAGTACGGACCGTGGGCGGTGGTGGCCGGCGCATCCGACGGGGTCGGCGCATTGTTCGCCGAAGGGCTGGCCGAGCGGGGCGTCAACGTGGTGCTGGTGGCGCGCAGGCAGCACATCCTCGAACAGGTCGCCGAAGGGATCGAGGCCCGGACCGGCGCCCGAACCCGCACGTTGGCAGTCGATCTCAGTGACGATGGGGCCACCGCGGCGATCGCCGCTGCCACCGCCGACTTGGAGATCGGCTTCCTGGTGTACTGCGCGGGCGCCGATCCGAACTTCCGGCCTTTCCTCGACCAGCCCGTCGCGGCCGCCGAATCGATGGTGCAACGCAACTGCCTGGCACCACTTCGCCTATGCCATCACTTCGCCGCACCGATGGTGGCCCGCGGCCGCGGTGGCATCGTGCTCTTCGGATCCGGTGCCGGCTTCGCCGGCGGGCCGAACATGGTCGCCTACGGCGCGAGCAAAGCCTTCGACATGGTGTTCGCCGAAGCGCTGTGGGCCGAACTGCACGGCAAGGGCGTCGACGTGGTCGGCCTGATCCTCGGCAAGACCGACACCCCGGCATTGCGCAGCCTCGAACACAGTCGAGGAATACTGCCCGACGCCAATACCGCACCCCCGGATGCCACGCCCGCCGCCGACGTCGTGGCGGAGGCCTTCGCCGGCCTCCCCGACGGCCCCACCGTGCTGGTCGGCGAGCAGATGAAGGCGGCCGCGCCAATGCTGGCGTCGTTGAGCCGCAATGAGGCCGTCGCCCTGATCACGGCGGCCAGCGCGGCAACCATGGGATGA
- a CDS encoding acyl-CoA thioesterase domain-containing protein produces the protein MARPFHFVQTEQDTFLPTAYAQSHWGPDHLNGPALVGLVARTLETAFGRPEFLPARLTVDLFKAARGVPTTAKLALVRDGRRVRNAECELVQDGVTVVRATLVQYRLSEPPRGREWVAPMTFTGPVDRDDARGIGIGSDDAGWTGAIADHQNTSRKRFVNRTIDVVEGDANSPFVRAAMAAEGTSLVTNLGTAGVGYINGDLTVALSRLPGDEWIGVQADSHWAADGISVGASTLFDSAGAFGTGMVTAVANPAAQIDFANDPFPERTR, from the coding sequence ATGGCACGTCCGTTTCATTTCGTCCAGACCGAGCAGGACACCTTCCTGCCCACCGCGTACGCGCAGAGCCACTGGGGCCCGGACCACCTCAACGGTCCGGCGCTCGTCGGCCTGGTGGCGCGCACGCTGGAAACCGCGTTCGGACGTCCCGAATTCCTGCCGGCCCGGCTGACGGTCGATCTTTTCAAGGCCGCCCGTGGTGTGCCGACCACGGCCAAACTCGCGCTGGTGCGCGACGGGCGCCGGGTGCGCAATGCCGAGTGCGAGCTGGTCCAGGACGGGGTGACGGTGGTCCGCGCCACGTTGGTGCAATACCGGCTCTCGGAACCACCGCGTGGCCGGGAATGGGTGGCACCGATGACTTTCACCGGTCCCGTCGATCGCGATGACGCCCGCGGTATCGGGATCGGCAGCGATGACGCCGGCTGGACGGGCGCCATCGCCGATCATCAGAACACCTCACGTAAGCGGTTCGTCAACCGCACCATCGATGTGGTCGAGGGCGACGCGAACTCGCCGTTCGTGCGGGCGGCCATGGCCGCCGAAGGAACCAGCCTGGTCACCAATCTCGGCACAGCGGGCGTCGGCTACATCAACGGGGATCTGACCGTGGCACTGTCCCGGCTACCCGGTGACGAGTGGATCGGGGTGCAGGCCGACTCGCACTGGGCTGCCGACGGGATCTCGGTGGGCGCCTCGACGTTGTTCGACAGTGCAGGCGCCTTCGGGACCGGAATGGTGACGGCGGTGGCCAACCCGGCCGCACAGATCGATTTCGCCAACGACCCGTTCCCCGAGCGCACCCGTTGA
- a CDS encoding hemophore-related protein — MKLKFCNRIALSVLAAGGALSAVVLAPIASADPVDCSRQSIDATVQQTTGAAQDYLGAHPGAKQAVSVIYTQPRDVASASIRTYFTANPQEYLELRSILAPIGDKQRACNTTALSPEMASAYSEFMAG, encoded by the coding sequence ATGAAACTGAAGTTCTGCAATCGAATCGCTCTCTCCGTGCTGGCGGCGGGCGGTGCGCTCAGCGCCGTCGTGCTGGCTCCGATCGCCTCCGCTGATCCGGTGGACTGCAGCCGGCAGTCGATCGACGCCACCGTGCAACAGACCACCGGTGCGGCCCAGGATTACCTGGGCGCCCACCCGGGCGCGAAGCAGGCCGTGTCCGTCATCTACACCCAGCCGCGGGATGTCGCGTCGGCGAGCATCCGGACATACTTCACTGCCAACCCGCAGGAGTACCTGGAATTGAGGAGCATCTTGGCGCCGATCGGCGACAAGCAACGCGCCTGCAACACGACGGCCCTCTCACCCGAAATGGCCTCGGCGTACAGCGAGTTCATGGCCGGCTGA
- a CDS encoding RDD family protein, whose protein sequence is MSSGDHVSQPWQSQAPKSAVPGNLGPRFFARVIDGVIVNAASLFAVVSLDSFSNILVTGLFSGLLTFIYFVAFEVSVGWTPGKKLLGLHVRGPHGRPHPDLKQSAIRNSFTLLAAVPYVGGLLAFVAYVVIAVSIRNSPWRQGTHDDLAGGTQVVKG, encoded by the coding sequence ATGAGCAGCGGTGACCACGTGTCGCAACCATGGCAGTCCCAAGCGCCCAAGTCCGCGGTGCCCGGCAATCTCGGTCCCCGGTTCTTCGCTCGGGTGATCGACGGCGTCATTGTCAACGCCGCAAGCCTCTTTGCGGTCGTGTCCCTTGATTCCTTCTCGAATATTCTTGTCACCGGCCTGTTTTCAGGCCTGCTGACGTTCATCTACTTCGTGGCGTTCGAAGTGTCCGTCGGATGGACACCGGGCAAGAAGCTGTTGGGGCTGCACGTGCGGGGACCCCACGGCCGTCCGCACCCAGATCTGAAACAGTCGGCGATCCGCAACTCGTTCACACTCCTGGCGGCCGTGCCCTACGTCGGCGGCCTGCTCGCCTTCGTCGCCTACGTGGTGATCGCCGTGTCGATCAGGAACAGCCCGTGGCGACAGGGCACCCATGACGACCTGGCCGGTGGGACGCAGGTCGTCAAGGGTTGA
- a CDS encoding mechanosensitive ion channel family protein, with product MTDNTEFDSATGFAVTAAWVAGAVVIAYGLSFALSRLLVRLGRRSRLIRDVGQLTRNAVRAALVVIAASVAVRRTSDAQASWRGEVDHALLIALIATFTWVLASLVTVAERQVIERFAGGDEGLTDADRHRRKIRTQVTVLRRLVIAIVVVLGSAAALMTFPSFSDIGKTLFASAGVLSVVAGLAAQTSLGAAFAGIQIAFSNAIRVGDVVVLEDEWGRIEEITLTYVVIHLWDERRLVLPSTYFTTKPFQNWTRNATELLGTAEVDVDFTVGFETMRAELDRLLRENPLWDGRVGVLQVTDAVDGRVRVRMLVSAANAGALFDLRCDVREGMVKWLQTNPGALPRGRIDGVGDDQVRSQAVVAGPTQQADSALFSGSPQAERRGRAFDDSERTDDSSLVRGRSPA from the coding sequence ATGACCGATAACACCGAGTTCGATTCCGCCACCGGCTTCGCCGTCACGGCGGCCTGGGTGGCCGGGGCGGTCGTCATCGCTTACGGGCTGAGTTTTGCGTTGTCCCGCTTACTCGTCCGGCTGGGCAGGCGCAGCCGCCTGATCCGCGACGTCGGTCAGCTGACCCGCAACGCGGTGCGCGCGGCCCTGGTGGTGATCGCGGCCTCCGTGGCGGTGCGCCGCACCTCAGACGCGCAGGCGAGCTGGCGTGGCGAGGTGGACCACGCACTGCTGATCGCGCTCATCGCCACCTTCACCTGGGTGTTGGCGAGTTTGGTGACGGTGGCCGAGCGGCAGGTCATCGAACGATTCGCCGGGGGTGACGAGGGGCTGACGGACGCTGATCGGCACCGTCGCAAGATCCGTACCCAGGTGACTGTCCTGCGGCGCCTCGTCATCGCGATCGTCGTCGTGCTGGGTTCGGCCGCCGCCCTGATGACGTTCCCGTCCTTCAGCGATATCGGCAAGACGCTGTTCGCCTCTGCTGGAGTGCTTTCCGTGGTCGCCGGCCTGGCGGCGCAGACCTCGCTGGGCGCGGCGTTCGCGGGGATCCAGATCGCCTTCTCCAATGCCATCCGGGTGGGCGATGTCGTGGTGCTGGAGGACGAATGGGGTCGCATCGAGGAGATCACCCTGACCTACGTGGTGATCCATCTCTGGGATGAACGCCGTCTGGTGCTCCCGTCCACGTACTTCACCACCAAGCCTTTTCAGAACTGGACCCGCAACGCCACCGAACTGCTCGGCACCGCCGAAGTCGATGTCGATTTCACCGTCGGCTTCGAGACGATGCGGGCCGAACTCGACCGGCTCTTGCGGGAGAACCCGCTCTGGGACGGCCGCGTCGGTGTCCTGCAGGTGACCGATGCCGTCGACGGGCGGGTACGGGTGCGCATGCTGGTGAGCGCGGCCAACGCCGGTGCGTTGTTCGATCTGCGATGTGATGTGCGCGAAGGCATGGTCAAGTGGCTGCAGACCAATCCCGGTGCGCTGCCGCGCGGCCGCATCGACGGCGTCGGCGACGATCAGGTGCGCAGCCAGGCCGTGGTTGCCGGCCCGACGCAGCAGGCCGATTCCGCACTGTTCAGCGGCAGCCCGCAGGCCGAACGCAGGGGTAGAGCATTCGATGATTCCGAGCGCACGGATGACTCGAGCTTGGTCCGCGGCCGCTCCCCTGCGTAG
- a CDS encoding EamA family transporter, which yields MTSATARNGAFMAIAAMCAVQLGAAIAVQLIDDIGAAGTAWLRLAWAGLLMLALVRPRRAAFTRSAFRTCVVLGVVTAGITLLFMMAVARIPLGTASALEFLGPLGVAVAKGSGRYRLLWPGLATVGVLLLTEPWAGSVDPVGVLYALGSAVCWGMYILLTQRVGDEVAGIAGLAVSMPVAGLVATVVAGPAVFGRLTPEILLIGAGLAILLPIIPFALELLALRRLTAAAFGTLMSLEPGFAMLMGLLVLRQVPAPLAVVGIVAVVGAGIGAARTGVRSETHGGPRRHRLSGAQVT from the coding sequence GTGACTTCCGCGACCGCACGCAACGGTGCATTCATGGCGATCGCCGCGATGTGCGCGGTGCAGCTCGGCGCCGCGATCGCGGTACAGCTGATCGACGATATCGGCGCCGCGGGCACCGCGTGGCTGCGGTTGGCCTGGGCCGGCCTGCTGATGCTGGCGCTCGTGCGTCCGCGCCGTGCGGCGTTCACCCGGTCGGCGTTCCGCACATGTGTGGTGCTCGGTGTGGTGACTGCCGGAATCACCCTGCTGTTCATGATGGCGGTGGCGCGGATCCCGTTGGGCACCGCCAGTGCGCTGGAATTCCTCGGGCCCCTCGGTGTTGCGGTGGCCAAGGGTTCCGGCCGCTATCGGCTGCTGTGGCCGGGGTTGGCGACGGTGGGCGTGCTGCTGCTGACCGAACCGTGGGCCGGATCCGTCGACCCCGTCGGGGTGCTCTACGCGTTGGGGTCGGCGGTGTGCTGGGGGATGTACATCCTGCTGACCCAACGGGTGGGGGATGAGGTCGCCGGGATCGCCGGCCTGGCCGTATCGATGCCCGTCGCCGGCCTCGTCGCGACGGTGGTGGCCGGGCCCGCGGTGTTCGGCCGTCTGACGCCGGAGATTCTGTTGATCGGGGCGGGGCTGGCGATCCTGCTGCCCATCATCCCGTTCGCGCTGGAATTGCTGGCGCTCCGCCGGCTCACCGCCGCAGCGTTCGGGACTCTGATGAGTCTGGAGCCGGGCTTCGCGATGCTGATGGGGCTTCTCGTCCTGCGTCAGGTGCCGGCACCGCTCGCCGTCGTCGGCATCGTCGCGGTGGTGGGTGCCGGGATCGGGGCGGCCCGCACCGGCGTCCGCAGCGAGACGCACGGAGGTCCTCGCCGCCACCGACTGTCCGGTGCTCAGGTCACCTGA
- a CDS encoding PPK2 family polyphosphate kinase: protein MSTQWTSLAGACRVQPGSVVDLPRDFDPGRHDDKLRDDHGAAALADAKAALLDLQDRFFASAERALLIVLQAIDAAGKDGTIKHVMSGLNPEGVDVYSFKAPSVTERAHDYLWRHQQVLPELGRMAVFNRSHYENVLITRVHPETLWPRTPALNHPDVWTRRYRDINGWERYLTDNGTVIVKLFLNVSKQEQERRFLARIDEPEKNWKFSVDDLRERAFWDDYQHAFQDMLTHTSTEWAPWYVIPADHKWFSHLSTSAVLLETLRSLNPHYPTVDATTKAELAQAKMQILHADTVPPEQT from the coding sequence GTGTCGACACAATGGACGAGTCTGGCCGGGGCGTGCCGCGTGCAACCGGGCTCCGTCGTGGATCTACCCCGGGACTTCGATCCGGGCCGCCACGACGACAAGCTCCGAGACGACCATGGCGCAGCGGCTCTGGCCGACGCGAAAGCCGCCCTGCTGGATTTGCAGGACCGCTTCTTCGCCTCCGCCGAGCGGGCGCTGCTGATCGTCTTGCAGGCCATCGACGCCGCCGGCAAAGACGGCACCATCAAACATGTGATGAGCGGTCTGAACCCCGAAGGGGTCGACGTGTACAGCTTCAAAGCGCCGTCGGTGACCGAGCGGGCACACGATTACCTATGGCGTCATCAACAGGTGCTGCCGGAGCTGGGGCGCATGGCCGTATTCAACCGATCCCACTACGAGAACGTGTTGATCACCCGCGTGCACCCGGAGACACTGTGGCCGCGCACGCCGGCGCTGAACCATCCCGACGTCTGGACACGGCGATATCGCGATATCAACGGTTGGGAGCGTTACCTGACCGACAACGGAACCGTGATCGTGAAGCTGTTCCTCAATGTCTCCAAGCAGGAACAGGAACGCCGCTTCCTGGCCCGTATCGACGAACCTGAGAAGAACTGGAAATTCTCGGTGGACGATCTCCGGGAGCGCGCGTTCTGGGACGACTACCAGCACGCGTTCCAGGACATGCTGACCCACACCAGCACCGAATGGGCACCCTGGTATGTCATTCCCGCGGACCACAAGTGGTTCAGCCACCTATCGACCTCAGCGGTGCTGCTGGAGACACTGCGGAGTCTGAATCCGCACTATCCGACAGTCGACGCAACAACCAAAGCTGAACTGGCACAGGCGAAAATGCAAATCCTCCACGCCGACACCGTTCCCCCGGAGCAGACGTAG
- a CDS encoding APC family permease, translated as MTRPAPTAGHPVGYWGVVAIGLGGMVGGGIFAVLGLSVQITKGAAPVAFALAGVVALLTARSYALLSRRYPSRGGTVTFVNRAFGTGVFSGGINVLLWLSYIVMLALYSHAFGSYAASFTPERFHGALEHVFLTAAIVAITVVNIAGAATVARAERVVVAIKIAILVLFVVVGLAGVSTARLEPAQWSSPVSVVAGGMIIFLAYEGFELIANAAEDVPDPGRTLTRAYYTSVIFVIGLYVLVAVVAVGSVPIADLVNARDYALAEAARPELGALGFTMIGIAAMLSTASAINATLYGTARMTYVIATSRELPARLERPIWNQPLEGLLITAVTTAVIANVLDLQSISTMGSAGFLIIFAAVNIAAARTARAHGAAPWISLVAAAACVGALAALVANSRVGPCLVLAAMVALSFAIEAVFQRTSGSGART; from the coding sequence ATGACCCGACCGGCGCCCACAGCCGGCCACCCCGTGGGCTATTGGGGCGTGGTAGCGATCGGCCTCGGCGGGATGGTCGGCGGCGGGATCTTCGCGGTGCTCGGGCTGTCGGTGCAGATCACCAAGGGCGCGGCTCCGGTGGCCTTCGCTCTGGCCGGGGTGGTGGCGCTACTGACAGCGCGGTCGTATGCCCTGTTGTCGAGGAGGTATCCCAGCCGTGGTGGCACGGTGACCTTCGTGAACCGCGCGTTCGGCACCGGTGTGTTCTCCGGCGGGATCAACGTGCTGCTGTGGCTGAGCTATATCGTCATGCTCGCCCTGTACTCACATGCGTTCGGCAGCTACGCAGCGAGTTTCACACCCGAGCGATTCCACGGTGCCCTCGAGCACGTGTTTCTGACCGCAGCCATCGTGGCGATCACGGTGGTCAACATTGCCGGCGCCGCCACGGTGGCTCGTGCCGAGCGGGTCGTCGTCGCCATCAAGATCGCCATCCTGGTGTTGTTCGTGGTGGTCGGGCTGGCGGGCGTCTCGACGGCCCGGCTGGAACCGGCACAGTGGAGTTCACCCGTGTCCGTCGTGGCGGGCGGCATGATCATCTTCCTGGCCTACGAAGGGTTCGAACTGATCGCCAATGCCGCCGAGGACGTCCCCGATCCGGGCCGGACGCTCACCCGGGCCTACTACACCTCGGTGATTTTCGTGATCGGGCTCTATGTGCTCGTTGCCGTCGTCGCGGTCGGCTCGGTGCCCATCGCAGACCTGGTGAATGCCCGCGACTATGCACTCGCCGAGGCCGCCCGCCCGGAACTTGGGGCCTTGGGGTTCACGATGATCGGGATCGCCGCGATGCTGTCAACGGCCTCGGCTATCAACGCCACCCTCTACGGGACGGCCCGCATGACCTACGTCATTGCGACCTCACGCGAACTGCCTGCCCGTCTGGAACGCCCGATCTGGAATCAGCCGTTGGAGGGACTGCTGATCACTGCCGTCACGACCGCAGTGATCGCCAATGTGCTCGATCTGCAGAGTATTTCCACGATGGGCAGCGCCGGATTTCTTATCATTTTCGCCGCCGTGAATATCGCTGCGGCGCGCACCGCTCGCGCACACGGCGCCGCCCCATGGATCTCGCTGGTGGCGGCTGCCGCGTGCGTGGGGGCACTGGCCGCGTTGGTGGCCAACAGCAGGGTCGGACCCTGTCTGGTGCTGGCCGCGATGGTGGCATTGTCCTTCGCGATCGAAGCAGTATTCCAGCGCACCAGCGGCTCTGGCGCGCGTACCTGA